Proteins encoded within one genomic window of Phoenix dactylifera cultivar Barhee BC4 unplaced genomic scaffold, palm_55x_up_171113_PBpolish2nd_filt_p 000932F, whole genome shotgun sequence:
- the LOC103696243 gene encoding uncharacterized protein LOC103696243 yields the protein MALSPRFPRSIQESAGSSSPSPSVRWPFANLFDRGLRDQISALKRCEQERQKLEYQIHALDVRIERFDERWERLRAEGNLSSEKLTNCVGKKEKMEQEKAELENKEKGFVERYIKLKTEQDLQNSQIVNLAAQIETLQTENESMTAKLRKAYQKFKVLHEENEILWKVAEDRNRLLPIKKRITSSACDRRHSSSASDKGI from the exons ATGGCGCTCTCTCCAAGGTTCCCTAGGAGCATCCAAGAATCCGCTGGCAGCAGCTCCCCCTCGCCCTCGGTTCGGTGGCCCTTCGCCAATCTGTTCGACCGCGGGCTCCGAGATCAGATCTCTGCTCTCAAGCGCTGCGAGCAGGAACGCCAAAAACTCGAATATCAGATACACGCCCTCGATGTCCGTATCGAGAGGTTTGACGAGCGCTGGGAACGACTCCGG GCTGAAGGGAACTTGAGTTCCGAGAAGCTGACAAATTGCGTCGGCAAGAAGGAGAAGATGGAACAGGAGAAGGCGGAACTAGAGAATAAAGAGAAGGGTTTCGTTGAACGATACATCAAATTAAAGACAGAACAAGACCTCCAAAATTCACAG ATTGTAAACTTGGCTGCTCAAATTGAAACCCTGCAAACAGAGAATGAAAGCATGACAGCCAAGCTTCGAAAAGCTTATCAGAAG TTCAAGGTACTTCACGAAGAGAACGAAATCCTGTGGAAAGTGGCTGAAGATAGAAACCGCCTCCTGCCCATTAAAAAGAGAATCACATCATCAGCGTGTGACAGAAGGCACTCCTCAAGTGCTTCAGATAAG GGGATATAA